A genome region from Candidatus Hydrogenedentota bacterium includes the following:
- a CDS encoding glycoside hydrolase, whose translation MKQVTLLRLLALLFIGIVGSRVSLAETTLDWHVTVAADGAHNAFTDLIQWKGAYYLCFRHGGSHATMDGDIRVFSSTDLKTWTPCGVLDTLGDDRDPHFVATDDTLFVYFGTWDLAHQEGHALPSRGKVRSYFASTQDGTTWSKIQAVYEPGFWMWRVRRHDGVFYSAAYTAVRPKPDLRETRLVKSTDGLEWTTVATVTTERMAGEADFYWTPSGEVWLISRTGDEAGDAQWFRSDASMTSWKGAPTGVLIHSPAIAEWKGRVFISGRAKSEGYVTRLWEIVGDTIVERFTLPSAGDTSYPGLIVDPASLSTDTPAFFVSWYSQHEIDTADPAKKNAANVYVGRVTVAP comes from the coding sequence ATGAAACAAGTCACGCTGCTGCGTCTGTTGGCGCTTCTCTTTATCGGGATTGTCGGTTCGCGCGTGTCCTTAGCCGAAACCACGCTCGACTGGCACGTCACTGTCGCCGCCGACGGCGCGCACAATGCGTTCACGGACCTGATTCAATGGAAAGGCGCCTATTACCTCTGCTTCAGGCACGGCGGTTCTCACGCGACCATGGACGGCGACATCCGGGTGTTCTCGAGTACGGATTTGAAAACGTGGACCCCATGCGGTGTATTGGACACGCTGGGCGACGACCGCGATCCGCATTTTGTAGCGACCGACGACACGTTGTTCGTGTACTTTGGTACATGGGATCTTGCGCATCAAGAAGGCCACGCCTTGCCCAGCCGCGGAAAGGTCCGTTCCTACTTCGCTTCGACCCAGGACGGTACAACGTGGTCCAAGATCCAGGCTGTATATGAACCGGGCTTCTGGATGTGGCGCGTGCGACGTCACGACGGCGTCTTCTACAGCGCCGCGTACACGGCGGTGCGGCCCAAGCCAGATCTTCGCGAGACGCGACTCGTCAAGTCCACGGATGGTCTCGAGTGGACGACCGTTGCCACGGTAACGACGGAACGCATGGCGGGGGAGGCGGACTTCTATTGGACACCCAGCGGCGAGGTCTGGCTTATCTCGCGAACCGGCGATGAAGCGGGTGATGCTCAGTGGTTCCGAAGCGATGCTTCAATGACCTCATGGAAAGGCGCTCCCACCGGCGTTTTGATTCACTCTCCGGCAATCGCGGAATGGAAGGGGCGAGTGTTCATCTCAGGACGCGCCAAAAGCGAAGGATACGTTACACGACTGTGGGAAATTGTGGGCGATACCATAGTCGAACGTTTTACGTTGCCAAGCGCTGGCGACACGTCCTACCCGGGATTGATAGTCGATCCTGCGTCGCTCTCGACGGATACCCCCGCCTTCTTTGTCAGTTGGTATTCTCAACACGAAATTGACACGGCCGACCCAGCAAAGAAGAACGCCGCAAACGTCTATGTGGGCCGTGTGACTGTTGCGCCATAG